One genomic segment of Ignavibacteriota bacterium includes these proteins:
- a CDS encoding acetate--CoA ligase family protein yields MNPEIKNFFYPNSICIAGASSKEKSIGYEILRSIKDNNYTGKIFPVNPKSESILGFKCYKTISDISENIDLAIIVMPKIFVENSIDELIQKKVKSIILITAGFKETGEEGKIHEEIILKKVRENNIRLVGPNCMGLINTLENVKLNATFVAEKPQTGSIAFLSQSGALGAAVLNSLRETNIKFAHFISVGNKADISENDILQFWLEDENVKVITMYLESFENGFLFLNILNSAKARKPVIILKAGKTKAGMKAASSHTGALSSNDKIVDSLLNQFGIIRAKNLNELFNTAKGFENFPIPKGKNIAVITNAGGPAILAVDKLEERNLNLAQISESTKSKLREIVHPEGSVNNPIDLLPGGNPEIYKSAIEIILQDENVDAVISIFVEPVMVNAFEVIESVNSIKSEKPIYQVCMPLPEFWEKYKSESQTKLPIFRNPEDPVEIISNILFFEEKKNVKYNFAEKNINYLNKFDERKFLDQNQISELCRKYNIPIVEQKLLNETEIVSSKFSFPIVIKGISDKAIHKSELNAVKLNIKNYDELKSAIDEIKSSFQKNNIEVEKFLIQPFIKTKHEILIGGFRDSSFGPIIIFGFGGKYVEVFEDTKIKSAYLNENDLNQIIEATKIGKILKGVRSEKSLDLEKLKNIISASAKMLIENEEILEFDFNPIIVDEQNNLFAVDVRIGFVQ; encoded by the coding sequence ATGAATCCCGAAATTAAAAATTTCTTTTATCCAAATTCAATTTGTATTGCCGGAGCTTCATCTAAAGAAAAAAGTATTGGTTATGAAATTCTGCGATCGATAAAGGATAATAATTATACCGGTAAAATATTTCCGGTAAATCCAAAATCAGAAAGCATTTTAGGATTTAAATGTTATAAAACAATTTCTGATATTTCCGAAAATATTGATTTGGCAATAATTGTTATGCCAAAAATATTTGTTGAAAATTCAATTGATGAATTAATTCAGAAAAAAGTTAAATCAATAATTTTAATTACAGCGGGATTTAAAGAAACCGGCGAAGAAGGAAAAATTCATGAAGAAATAATTCTTAAAAAAGTTAGAGAAAACAATATAAGATTGGTTGGCCCAAACTGTATGGGCTTAATCAACACTTTGGAAAATGTAAAGCTAAATGCTACGTTCGTTGCAGAAAAACCTCAAACCGGAAGCATTGCTTTTCTTTCGCAAAGCGGAGCGCTTGGTGCAGCAGTTCTAAATTCTTTGCGTGAAACAAATATTAAATTTGCTCATTTTATAAGTGTTGGAAACAAAGCTGATATTTCTGAAAATGATATTCTTCAATTCTGGCTGGAGGATGAAAATGTTAAAGTTATCACAATGTATCTGGAAAGTTTTGAAAATGGGTTCCTATTTCTAAATATTTTAAATTCTGCAAAAGCAAGAAAACCAGTAATAATTTTAAAAGCCGGTAAAACCAAAGCCGGAATGAAAGCCGCAAGCTCGCACACCGGAGCTTTGAGCAGTAATGATAAAATTGTTGATTCACTTCTAAATCAATTTGGAATTATTAGAGCAAAAAATTTAAATGAATTATTCAACACTGCAAAAGGATTTGAAAACTTTCCTATTCCCAAAGGAAAAAATATTGCTGTAATTACAAATGCCGGCGGACCCGCAATTTTAGCTGTTGATAAATTAGAAGAAAGAAATTTAAATCTCGCGCAAATTTCAGAAAGTACAAAAAGTAAATTAAGAGAAATTGTTCATCCGGAAGGAAGTGTAAATAACCCAATAGATTTGCTGCCCGGCGGTAATCCGGAAATTTATAAAAGTGCAATTGAAATAATTCTTCAAGATGAAAATGTAGATGCGGTAATTTCAATTTTTGTAGAACCAGTAATGGTAAATGCATTTGAAGTTATTGAATCCGTAAATTCCATAAAGTCAGAAAAACCAATTTATCAAGTTTGCATGCCTTTGCCGGAATTTTGGGAAAAGTATAAATCTGAATCTCAAACAAAATTACCAATATTTAGAAATCCGGAAGATCCGGTTGAAATAATTTCCAACATTTTGTTTTTTGAAGAAAAGAAAAATGTTAAATATAATTTTGCCGAAAAAAATATAAACTATTTAAATAAATTTGATGAAAGAAAATTTCTCGATCAGAATCAAATTTCTGAACTTTGCAGAAAATATAATATTCCTATTGTTGAACAAAAATTATTGAACGAAACTGAAATTGTATCTTCTAAATTTTCATTCCCAATTGTTATAAAAGGCATATCCGATAAGGCAATTCACAAATCTGAATTAAACGCAGTAAAGTTAAATATCAAAAATTATGATGAATTAAAATCTGCAATTGATGAAATAAAATCATCATTCCAAAAAAATAATATTGAAGTTGAAAAGTTTTTAATTCAGCCATTTATAAAAACCAAACATGAAATATTAATTGGTGGATTTAGAGATTCATCATTTGGACCAATAATAATATTTGGTTTCGGCGGAAAGTACGTTGAAGTTTTTGAAGACACGAAAATTAAATCTGCATATTTAAATGAAAATGATTTAAACCAAATAATTGAGGCAACAAAAATCGGGAAAATTCTAAAAGGTGTGCGCAGTGAAAAAAGTTTGGATTTAGAAAAGTTGAAAAATATAATTTCAGCATCTGCAAAAATGTTGATTGAAAATGAAGAAATTTTAGAGTTTGATTTTAATCCAATTATTGTTGATGAACAAAATAATCTATTTGCAGTTGATGTAAGAATTGGTTTTGTGCAATAA
- a CDS encoding DUF1016 family protein, whose amino-acid sequence MNEIYSTNDYKSFIIVLKDRIRSAQYEALKAVNKELINLYWDIGKMIVEQQEKKSWGKSIVENIALDLQSEYPGLNGFSAANLWRMRIFYIEYKDDEILAPLVREISWTKNIVIFEKCKDSLEREFYIKMTKKFGWSKNVLIHQIENQSYEKYLTNQTNFDKTLSTKYKNQAKLAVKDEYTFDFLELVEEHSEHELETSLVNNIRKFLIEMGGYFTFVGNQYRLEIGGEEFFIDLLLFHRKLKCLVAIELKIGKFIPEYAGKMQFYLSVLNDKVKLQDENPSIGIIICKEKNRLVVDYALKDNNQPIGVSEYKITNRLPKNLKEYLPSTSEIKDKIKELDLQ is encoded by the coding sequence ATGAATGAAATTTATTCCACAAATGATTACAAATCTTTCATTATTGTTTTGAAAGATAGAATTCGTTCGGCTCAATATGAAGCTCTGAAAGCCGTTAATAAAGAGTTAATAAATCTTTATTGGGATATTGGAAAAATGATTGTTGAGCAGCAAGAAAAGAAAAGCTGGGGAAAATCAATTGTTGAAAATATTGCGTTAGATTTACAATCGGAGTATCCGGGACTTAATGGATTCTCGGCTGCAAATCTTTGGAGAATGAGAATATTTTATATTGAATATAAAGATGATGAAATTCTCGCACCATTAGTGCGAGAAATTAGTTGGACAAAAAACATCGTAATTTTCGAAAAATGTAAAGATTCGTTGGAAAGAGAATTTTACATTAAAATGACTAAAAAATTTGGCTGGTCTAAAAATGTTTTAATTCACCAAATTGAAAATCAATCGTATGAAAAATATTTAACCAACCAAACAAATTTCGATAAAACCTTATCAACAAAATATAAAAACCAAGCTAAATTGGCAGTGAAAGATGAATATACTTTTGATTTTCTCGAATTAGTTGAAGAGCATTCCGAGCACGAACTTGAAACTTCTTTGGTAAACAATATCAGAAAATTCCTAATAGAAATGGGCGGATATTTTACATTTGTTGGTAATCAATATAGATTGGAAATTGGGGGCGAAGAATTTTTTATTGATCTTCTTTTATTCCATAGAAAACTTAAATGTTTGGTTGCAATTGAATTAAAAATTGGAAAATTTATTCCGGAATATGCCGGCAAAATGCAATTTTATTTATCTGTGTTAAATGATAAAGTAAAACTTCAAGATGAAAATCCATCAATTGGAATAATTATATGTAAAGAAAAAAACAGATTAGTTGTTGATTATGCTTTGAAAGATAATAATCAGCCAATTGGTGTTTCCGAATATAAAATAACAAATCGCTTGCCTAAAAATTTAAAGGAATATTTACCATCAACGAGTGAAATAAAAGATAAAATAAAAGAGTTGGATTTGCAGTAA
- the glgA gene encoding glycogen synthase GlgA, whose amino-acid sequence MKIAFASSEIIPFAKTGGLGEVSGTLPIELAKLGHEVKVFMPKYYQVNEHEYGHHYDSLIGEMKISTSGYQHSVHVFYGKLPHSNVDAYFVHYPNYFHRSKIYTEDWDEDERFILFSKAVIQIMQKLGWAPDIVHANDWQTGLLPVFLKENYSWDSLFHKTKTVFTIHNIGYQGRFSLESYKRAELPKHLYENNGILIHENDSNFLKAAILYSDVINTVSETYAKELLTPEYGAGMYNYLLQRYNDYYGIINGVDYEVWNPEVDKYIPHKYSMNDLSGKIKNKEFLLNKLGIPFNQNIPLFGIVSRLVSQKGVDILVEALPQLLNMDAQFVLLGSGPKYYEDIFRDLIQLYPYKIGAYFAYSEEIAHQIEAGADIFLMPSQYEPCGLNQIYSLKYGTVPVVRKTGGLADTVQDWNEYNEFGQPIGNGFSFYEYSANALIQSVKRAINDFHNKPVWHQIQMNGMIKDYSWETSAKKYVELYKKALAK is encoded by the coding sequence ATGAAAATAGCATTTGCATCAAGTGAAATAATTCCGTTTGCAAAAACCGGCGGACTTGGAGAAGTAAGCGGAACTTTGCCAATTGAATTAGCAAAATTAGGTCATGAAGTAAAAGTCTTTATGCCGAAATATTATCAAGTGAATGAACACGAATATGGTCATCATTATGATAGCTTAATTGGAGAAATGAAAATTTCCACGAGCGGTTATCAGCATAGCGTTCATGTTTTTTATGGTAAACTTCCGCATTCAAATGTAGATGCATATTTTGTGCATTATCCAAATTATTTTCATAGAAGTAAAATATATACGGAAGATTGGGATGAAGATGAACGATTTATTCTTTTCTCAAAAGCCGTAATTCAAATTATGCAAAAGCTCGGCTGGGCGCCGGATATTGTTCACGCAAATGATTGGCAAACCGGATTGCTTCCGGTTTTTCTAAAGGAAAATTATAGTTGGGATAGTTTATTTCACAAAACAAAAACAGTTTTTACAATTCATAATATTGGCTATCAAGGAAGATTTTCACTTGAATCTTACAAGCGCGCAGAATTACCGAAACATCTGTACGAAAATAATGGAATTTTGATTCACGAAAATGATTCAAACTTTTTGAAAGCAGCAATTTTATATTCGGATGTAATAAATACGGTCAGTGAAACTTATGCAAAGGAATTGCTTACTCCGGAATACGGTGCCGGAATGTATAATTATTTATTGCAAAGATATAATGATTATTACGGAATAATAAACGGCGTCGATTACGAAGTTTGGAATCCGGAAGTTGATAAATATATTCCGCATAAATATTCGATGAATGATTTGAGCGGTAAAATTAAAAACAAAGAATTTCTGCTAAATAAATTAGGAATACCGTTCAATCAAAATATTCCTTTGTTTGGAATTGTTTCAAGATTGGTCTCTCAAAAAGGTGTAGATATTTTGGTAGAAGCACTGCCGCAATTATTAAATATGGATGCACAATTTGTTCTTTTAGGAAGTGGACCAAAATATTATGAAGATATTTTTAGAGATTTAATTCAACTTTATCCGTATAAAATAGGAGCATATTTTGCTTACAGTGAGGAAATTGCACATCAAATTGAAGCTGGTGCAGATATATTTTTAATGCCTTCCCAATATGAACCTTGCGGATTAAATCAAATTTATTCATTGAAATACGGAACAGTTCCAGTTGTTAGAAAAACCGGTGGACTTGCAGATACTGTTCAAGATTGGAATGAATATAATGAATTTGGTCAACCGATTGGAAACGGATTTTCATTTTATGAATATTCTGCAAACGCATTAATTCAATCGGTAAAAAGAGCAATAAATGATTTTCACAATAAACCCGTTTGGCATCAAATACAAATGAACGGAATGATAAAAGATTATTCGTGGGAAACTTCTGCAAAGAAATATGTTGAGTTATATAAAAAGGCTTTGGCAAAATAA
- a CDS encoding glycoside hydrolase family 9 protein translates to MKKIYFMLFVSALLCKPLYSKSWIRINQLGYKPNSVKVAVLSSKVEIEFEKFEIIELLTEKVVYTGNKINNFDECAAFKKNYRLYFSDFKESGTFYIKVNEITSPNFVIGENIYNGSADFILKYMRQQRCGYNPFLKDSCHVHDGFIVDHPNLDSTHIDVIGGWHDASDYLQYVTTSANATYQMLFGYQQNPKVFKDEFDKNGNPGKNGIPDILDEAKWGLDWLDKMNPEYGIMYNQIADDRDHRKFTLPTLDSVSYGKNLERPVYFVTGKSQGLAKYKNRTTGVSSTAAKFASSFALGSDLLKKYYPKFSEKIKQKSIDAFEFAKTDLGVCQTACNVSPYFYEEDNYVDDLELAAAQLSKTFSSNKYLDESNYWGEIEQFTPWMGADTARHYQWYPFVNLGHFLNAELQDSISKNKFINFLHKGIENIYQKGISNPYFFGVPFIWCSNNLVVAILTQINLYNKLTGDNSYEEMEASLRDWLFGCNPWGTSMIVGFPKYSDFPADPHSAFTAAFNYKIDGGLVDGPVYTSIFNRLRGLKLYAEDEYSEFQSDLAVYHDDYGDYSTNEPTMDGTASLSYYLSSMENLTDSKNQNYIYDNGGIIRGDTSNKIIHLVFTGGDYNDGGNFIADLLKRNTINAHFFFTGDFYRNPENENLIYKLKQNGNYLGAHSDKHLLYADWQNRDSLLITKDEFISDLKNNYAEMEKFGITKENAKLFLPPYEWYNSEISKWTNELGLTLINFTPGAYSNADYTTPNMNEKYFSSEQIFNKILDFENKSSNGLNGTILLFHVGTHPDRTDKFYFNLDELINKLKENGYSFRLIE, encoded by the coding sequence ATGAAAAAAATTTATTTTATGCTTTTCGTTTCTGCACTTTTGTGCAAACCTTTATATTCAAAAAGCTGGATTAGAATAAACCAATTGGGATATAAACCAAATTCCGTAAAGGTTGCGGTGCTTTCCAGCAAAGTTGAAATTGAATTTGAGAAGTTTGAAATTATAGAATTGTTAACTGAAAAAGTTGTGTACACCGGAAATAAAATTAATAATTTTGATGAGTGTGCGGCATTCAAAAAAAATTACAGATTATATTTTTCTGATTTCAAAGAATCCGGAACTTTTTATATAAAAGTAAATGAAATAACTTCACCAAATTTTGTGATTGGTGAAAATATTTATAATGGTTCCGCAGATTTTATTTTGAAATATATGCGACAACAAAGATGCGGTTACAATCCATTTTTAAAAGATTCTTGTCATGTTCATGATGGATTTATTGTTGATCATCCAAATTTAGATTCTACTCACATTGATGTTATCGGCGGCTGGCATGATGCTTCCGATTATTTGCAATATGTTACAACTTCTGCAAATGCAACTTATCAAATGTTATTTGGGTATCAGCAAAATCCAAAAGTATTTAAAGATGAATTTGATAAAAATGGGAATCCCGGGAAAAATGGAATTCCCGATATTTTAGATGAAGCAAAATGGGGATTGGATTGGCTCGATAAAATGAATCCCGAATATGGAATTATGTATAATCAAATTGCCGATGATAGAGATCATAGAAAATTTACTTTGCCGACTTTGGATTCCGTAAGTTATGGAAAAAATTTGGAACGACCAGTTTATTTTGTTACCGGAAAATCACAAGGTTTAGCAAAGTACAAAAATAGAACAACGGGAGTTTCATCAACCGCCGCAAAGTTTGCATCATCATTTGCGCTTGGTTCAGATTTGTTAAAAAAATATTACCCAAAATTTTCTGAAAAAATAAAACAAAAATCTATAGATGCATTTGAGTTTGCGAAAACAGATTTAGGCGTTTGTCAAACTGCATGCAACGTTTCACCATATTTTTATGAAGAAGATAATTATGTTGATGATTTGGAACTTGCTGCAGCTCAATTATCAAAAACTTTTTCAAGTAATAAATATTTAGATGAATCAAATTATTGGGGCGAAATTGAGCAATTTACTCCATGGATGGGTGCAGATACTGCTCGGCATTATCAATGGTATCCGTTTGTAAATTTAGGACATTTCCTAAACGCAGAATTGCAAGACAGTATTTCAAAAAATAAGTTTATCAATTTTTTACACAAAGGAATTGAGAACATTTATCAAAAAGGAATTTCAAATCCATACTTTTTCGGAGTTCCGTTTATTTGGTGCTCAAACAATTTGGTTGTTGCAATATTAACACAAATAAATCTTTACAATAAATTAACCGGAGATAATTCTTACGAAGAAATGGAAGCTTCTTTAAGAGATTGGTTATTTGGATGCAATCCTTGGGGAACAAGTATGATTGTCGGTTTTCCGAAATATTCCGATTTCCCCGCTGATCCGCATTCTGCATTTACTGCCGCATTTAATTATAAAATAGATGGAGGTTTAGTTGATGGTCCGGTTTATACTTCAATATTTAATAGATTGCGCGGATTAAAATTATATGCTGAAGATGAATATTCAGAATTTCAATCAGACTTAGCTGTTTATCATGATGATTACGGAGATTACTCAACTAACGAGCCAACGATGGATGGAACAGCAAGTTTATCATATTATTTGTCTTCAATGGAAAACTTAACTGATTCAAAAAATCAAAATTATATTTATGATAATGGTGGAATAATTCGAGGTGATACATCAAATAAAATTATACATTTAGTTTTTACCGGTGGTGATTATAACGACGGCGGAAATTTTATTGCTGATTTATTGAAGCGAAATACAATTAATGCACACTTCTTTTTTACCGGAGATTTTTATCGAAATCCCGAAAATGAAAATCTGATTTACAAATTAAAACAAAATGGAAATTATCTCGGCGCTCATTCCGATAAACATTTGTTATACGCAGATTGGCAAAACAGAGATTCGTTATTAATAACAAAAGATGAATTTATTTCTGATCTAAAAAATAATTATGCGGAAATGGAAAAATTTGGAATTACAAAAGAAAACGCAAAATTGTTTTTACCGCCTTATGAATGGTATAATTCCGAAATAAGTAAATGGACAAATGAACTTGGACTTACTTTAATAAATTTTACACCTGGAGCTTATTCAAATGCAGATTACACAACTCCGAATATGAATGAAAAGTATTTTTCAAGTGAGCAAATATTTAACAAGATTTTAGATTTTGAAAATAAATCTTCAAATGGATTAAACGGTACAATTTTATTATTTCATGTTGGAACTCATCCGGATAGAACCGACAAATTTTATTTCAATTTGGATGAACTGATAAATAAGTTAAAAGAGAATGGTTATTCGTTTCGGTTAATAGAATAA
- a CDS encoding M3 family metallopeptidase, whose amino-acid sequence MGRIMIFLSSILLISACNQNTKTEKVENPFLTEWKTPFGTPPFDEIKNDHYLPAYKEALKIHDEEILQIINNTEKPNFENTIVALDQSGELLKKVNRVFSAMEESMSGEEIQKISEEITPVLAKHEDDINLNEKLFTKVKEVYDNRENINLNTEQQKLLELYYKDFVRGGINLDEKQKIEFRKINEELALLNLKFGDNVLKETNKFELIIEDKNDLDGLPESVISAAAETAKENGKPNKWIFTLQKPSMIPFLQYSTKRNFREKIYKAYYTQGDNNDSLDNKNLIIKIANLRLQRAKILGYKNHAEYVLEEQMAKTPENVYDLLNKLWKPALKRATTERDEMQKLIFAEGNNFKLEAWDWWYYAEKVKKAKYDLDEEQLRPYFKVENVINGVFGLATKLWGIQFEERNDIPKYHPDVKVFEVKEKDGNHIGILYTDYFPRASKRGGAWMDEFRRQFKKDGKMISPIIYNVGNFSKPTSGKPALLSLDEVNTLFHEFGHALHGLLSNCTYESVAATETPRDFVEFPSQVMENWALHPDVLKTYAKHFKTEETIPDELINKLENAKLFNQGFETVEYLAASFLDMDWHTISEEKNINVDQFEKESMNKIGLIGEIIPRYRSTYFRHIFSGSYSSGYYSYIWSAVLDSDAFDAFVNSGNVYNPDLANKYRQFILASGGSEDSMELYRKFRGSDPSINPLLNKRGLN is encoded by the coding sequence ATTGGGAGAATTATGATTTTTCTTAGTTCAATACTTTTAATTTCGGCGTGCAATCAAAATACAAAAACAGAGAAAGTAGAAAATCCATTTTTAACCGAATGGAAAACTCCGTTTGGAACTCCGCCATTTGATGAAATAAAAAATGATCATTATTTACCGGCGTATAAAGAAGCTTTAAAAATTCACGATGAAGAAATTCTACAAATTATTAATAATACCGAAAAACCAAATTTTGAAAATACAATTGTTGCTTTGGATCAATCCGGTGAATTGCTGAAAAAAGTGAATCGTGTTTTTTCTGCTATGGAAGAATCAATGAGCGGCGAAGAAATTCAAAAAATATCTGAAGAAATTACTCCGGTTTTAGCAAAACATGAAGATGATATTAATCTAAATGAAAAGTTATTTACAAAAGTGAAAGAGGTTTATGATAACAGAGAAAATATCAATTTAAATACAGAACAGCAAAAATTATTGGAATTATATTACAAAGATTTTGTTCGCGGCGGAATAAATTTAGATGAAAAACAAAAAATTGAATTCAGAAAAATAAATGAAGAATTGGCTTTGCTAAATCTGAAATTTGGAGATAATGTTTTAAAGGAAACAAATAAATTTGAATTAATAATTGAAGATAAAAATGATTTGGATGGACTTCCGGAAAGTGTAATTTCCGCAGCAGCAGAAACCGCAAAAGAAAATGGTAAACCAAATAAATGGATTTTTACACTTCAAAAGCCAAGCATGATTCCGTTTTTACAATATTCTACAAAAAGAAATTTTAGAGAAAAAATTTACAAAGCATATTATACTCAAGGTGATAATAACGATTCTCTTGACAATAAAAATTTAATTATAAAAATTGCAAACTTAAGATTGCAGCGAGCAAAAATTCTTGGATATAAAAATCATGCTGAATATGTGCTCGAAGAACAAATGGCAAAAACTCCCGAAAATGTTTATGATTTGCTAAATAAACTTTGGAAACCGGCATTGAAAAGAGCTACAACTGAAAGAGACGAAATGCAGAAATTAATTTTTGCGGAAGGAAATAATTTTAAGTTGGAAGCTTGGGATTGGTGGTATTATGCGGAAAAAGTTAAAAAAGCAAAATATGATTTGGATGAAGAACAATTGCGTCCGTATTTCAAAGTGGAAAATGTAATTAACGGAGTTTTTGGATTAGCAACAAAATTATGGGGAATTCAGTTTGAGGAACGAAATGATATTCCAAAATATCATCCCGATGTAAAAGTTTTTGAAGTGAAAGAAAAAGATGGAAATCATATTGGAATTTTATACACGGATTATTTTCCGCGGGCAAGCAAACGCGGCGGCGCTTGGATGGATGAATTCCGCAGACAATTTAAAAAAGATGGAAAAATGATTTCGCCGATAATTTATAATGTTGGAAATTTTTCTAAACCAACTTCCGGCAAACCGGCGCTTTTAAGTTTGGATGAAGTTAATACATTATTTCATGAATTTGGTCATGCGCTTCATGGATTGCTTTCAAACTGTACTTATGAATCAGTTGCGGCAACTGAAACTCCGAGAGATTTTGTAGAGTTTCCATCTCAAGTAATGGAAAATTGGGCTTTGCATCCAGATGTTTTAAAAACTTATGCAAAACATTTTAAAACCGAAGAAACAATTCCGGATGAATTAATTAATAAATTAGAAAATGCAAAATTGTTTAATCAAGGATTTGAAACAGTAGAATATTTAGCCGCATCATTTTTGGATATGGATTGGCACACAATTTCTGAAGAAAAAAATATTAATGTTGATCAATTTGAAAAAGAATCAATGAATAAAATTGGATTAATTGGAGAAATTATTCCCAGATACAGAAGTACATATTTCCGACATATTTTTTCTGGATCTTATTCATCCGGATATTACAGCTATATTTGGTCGGCGGTTTTGGATTCGGATGCGTTTGATGCTTTTGTAAATTCCGGAAATGTTTATAATCCGGATTTAGCAAATAAATATAGACAATTTATTTTAGCTTCCGGCGGTTCGGAAGATTCAATGGAATTATACAGAAAATTTAGAGGTTCCGATCCATCAATAAATCCGTTGCTTAACAAAAGAGGGTTGAATTAA
- a CDS encoding TrkA family potassium uptake protein: protein MKNIAIIGLSSFGYYLCEALNEHGFNLMAIDLKPDLVNQVKPFVRKAVIGDARDKNFLMQLGISDFDTVIISVGSKMDTSILITLYMKELKISEIIAKAINEDHAKILEKIGATRIIFPERDMGIRMAHTIASPNFLEFIPLTEGFSLIEVSPTREWIGKKLKEVDLRKKYKVQISMVREIIPERVVIPDGEFVFKDSDILYIIGDNRSISALQDDLS, encoded by the coding sequence ATGAAAAACATAGCAATTATTGGTTTAAGCAGTTTTGGTTATTACTTGTGTGAAGCACTTAATGAACACGGATTTAATTTAATGGCAATTGACCTTAAACCAGATCTTGTAAATCAAGTAAAGCCATTTGTTAGAAAAGCTGTTATTGGTGATGCAAGAGATAAAAATTTTTTAATGCAGCTTGGAATTTCAGATTTTGATACTGTAATTATTTCCGTTGGAAGTAAAATGGATACAAGTATTTTAATCACATTATACATGAAAGAATTAAAAATAAGCGAAATTATTGCAAAAGCAATAAATGAAGATCATGCAAAAATTTTAGAAAAAATTGGTGCAACACGAATTATTTTTCCCGAAAGAGATATGGGAATTAGAATGGCGCACACAATTGCATCTCCCAACTTTTTAGAATTTATTCCGCTTACGGAAGGTTTTAGTTTGATTGAAGTTAGCCCAACAAGAGAATGGATTGGCAAAAAACTAAAAGAAGTTGATTTACGAAAAAAATACAAAGTTCAAATTTCAATGGTACGTGAAATTATTCCCGAGCGAGTTGTAATTCCCGATGGAGAATTTGTATTTAAAGATAGCGATATTCTTTATATAATTGGAGATAACAGAAGTATAAGTGCATTACAAGACGATTTATCATGA
- a CDS encoding UDP-glucose--hexose-1-phosphate uridylyltransferase, giving the protein MKNTHRRYNPLTDEWILVSPNRTQRPWQGQNETQQNLEKPNYDPTCYLCPNNTRSNGEKNPDYTSTFVFVNDFSSLTMNSEKGNLNINNLIKAESENGICKVVCFSPHHNKTLTELNLDEIKNVVTTWQNEYDKIGKNSEINYVQIFENKGSVMGASNPHPHGQIWAQHTIPMEPQKEQNNFLKYYEVHKSTILQEYLKIEIEKQERIVFENSSFIIVVPFWAVWPFETMIISKNHITNLLEFNEQTKTDFAESIKVISTKYDKIFNVSFPYSSGIHQSPTDGKLHKEWHLHMHFYPPLLRSATIKKFMVGYEMLANPQRDITAESAAELLRKL; this is encoded by the coding sequence ATGAAAAATACACACAGAAGATATAACCCATTGACAGATGAGTGGATTCTTGTTTCGCCAAATAGAACTCAAAGACCTTGGCAAGGACAAAACGAAACTCAGCAAAATTTAGAAAAACCAAATTATGATCCGACTTGTTATTTGTGTCCAAATAATACGAGATCAAATGGTGAAAAAAATCCAGATTACACAAGCACATTTGTATTTGTGAATGATTTCAGTTCGCTTACGATGAATAGCGAAAAGGGAAATCTCAATATTAATAATTTAATTAAAGCAGAAAGTGAAAATGGGATTTGCAAAGTTGTATGTTTTTCTCCACATCATAATAAAACTTTAACTGAACTGAATTTAGATGAAATAAAAAATGTGGTTACAACTTGGCAAAATGAATATGATAAAATTGGAAAAAATAGTGAAATAAATTATGTACAAATTTTTGAAAATAAAGGTTCGGTAATGGGCGCAAGCAATCCTCATCCGCACGGACAAATATGGGCGCAGCATACAATACCAATGGAGCCGCAAAAAGAACAAAATAATTTTCTGAAATATTACGAAGTTCACAAATCAACAATTCTGCAAGAATACCTAAAAATTGAAATTGAAAAACAAGAGAGAATAGTTTTTGAAAATTCCAGCTTTATAATTGTTGTTCCTTTTTGGGCGGTTTGGCCATTTGAAACAATGATAATTTCAAAAAATCATATAACCAATTTACTTGAATTTAACGAACAGACTAAAACAGATTTTGCGGAAAGTATAAAAGTAATTTCTACAAAATATGATAAAATATTTAATGTGTCGTTTCCATATTCTTCGGGAATTCATCAATCGCCAACCGATGGAAAACTTCACAAAGAATGGCATTTACACATGCATTTTTATCCGCCGTTATTACGCTCGGCAACAATTAAAAAATTTATGGTTGGATATGAAATGTTGGCAAATCCCCAAAGAGATATCACAGCGGAAAGTGCTGCAGAATTGTTAAGAAAATTATAA